The Pseudomonadota bacterium genome has a window encoding:
- a CDS encoding ABC transporter transmembrane domain-containing protein encodes MSNSTVKFWALETSTKSLSLRLIQEYLKPYRRACIFGLVCMAVGAACTALLAKQMEPIIDEVFVARNAGMLMVVALQVFVIFLLKGLSDYGSSVTMTHVGEKIVADMRSQLVAHVLRADLSFYHATPSGELISRFTTDVNMLHRVVSRTLTSLGKDSLTLIFLIGFMFYTDWLLASLAFFAFPLAIFPILRIGKRMRKSSGLIQRELASFTVLLSQIFNGARLIKSYGMLNHECKKANSLIQRVFKLVMKATRTRSASHPIMELLGGCAIAAVIYYGGYQVIAGHQKSGAFFAFITALLLAYEPLKKLANLNAELQEKLAAATRVFAVLDMQPKIVSLPDAKPLKITKGAIEFSKVNFSYTKEQQTIDHIDLLIPAGKKVALVGSSGSGKSTLMNLISRFYDIEDGSITIDGQAIRDVTLESLRHNIALVSQEVTLFDDTVKNNIIYGRPDANLDEIQTAARAAAAHDFIQELPQGYETLVGEHGIKLSGGQRQRLAIARAMLKNAPILLLDEATSALDSESEQQIQAALNSLMRGRTTLVIAHRLSTVLDSDIIYVIEQGRVVASGPHKQLLASNERYAKLCKAQLSDPTHVSQTSHQKTA; translated from the coding sequence GTGTCTAATTCTACTGTTAAATTTTGGGCGCTTGAGACGTCAACAAAATCTCTGTCACTTAGATTGATACAAGAGTACCTGAAACCTTACCGGCGTGCGTGTATTTTTGGTTTAGTGTGCATGGCCGTGGGAGCTGCCTGTACTGCTTTGCTAGCCAAGCAAATGGAGCCTATCATTGATGAGGTTTTTGTAGCGCGCAATGCCGGTATGCTTATGGTGGTCGCCCTGCAAGTATTTGTGATTTTTTTGCTTAAAGGTTTGTCGGACTACGGATCATCTGTCACGATGACCCATGTAGGCGAAAAAATTGTAGCTGATATGCGATCCCAGCTTGTAGCGCATGTGCTTCGGGCTGATTTAAGCTTTTATCATGCCACCCCCAGCGGAGAGCTCATCTCTCGTTTTACCACGGATGTTAATATGCTGCACCGGGTTGTCAGCCGCACATTGACCAGCCTTGGTAAGGATAGCCTCACTCTTATTTTCCTTATTGGATTTATGTTTTATACGGACTGGCTACTGGCTTCTCTGGCATTCTTTGCTTTTCCCCTAGCTATTTTTCCGATTTTGCGTATCGGCAAACGCATGCGCAAGTCATCCGGATTGATTCAAAGAGAGCTGGCCTCATTTACAGTTTTGCTATCGCAAATTTTTAATGGTGCTCGCCTGATTAAGTCCTATGGAATGCTGAACCACGAATGCAAAAAAGCCAACAGCTTGATTCAGCGGGTTTTTAAATTAGTGATGAAAGCGACACGAACCCGTTCAGCGTCACACCCGATAATGGAGCTCTTAGGCGGTTGTGCCATCGCTGCTGTTATTTATTATGGCGGATATCAAGTTATTGCAGGTCATCAAAAATCAGGGGCATTTTTTGCTTTTATTACAGCGTTGTTATTGGCTTATGAGCCATTAAAAAAGCTTGCCAATCTCAATGCCGAGCTACAGGAAAAACTTGCAGCTGCAACAAGAGTGTTTGCTGTTTTGGACATGCAACCCAAAATTGTTTCCTTGCCAGACGCAAAACCTTTGAAAATTACAAAAGGAGCAATTGAATTTTCCAAGGTCAATTTTTCCTACACAAAAGAGCAACAGACCATAGATCACATTGATCTATTAATTCCGGCCGGAAAAAAAGTGGCCTTGGTAGGTTCAAGTGGCTCAGGTAAATCGACTCTCATGAATCTAATTTCCAGGTTTTATGATATCGAAGATGGGAGTATAACAATTGACGGCCAAGCAATTCGAGACGTGACACTTGAGTCTTTACGCCACAACATCGCCCTTGTTAGCCAAGAAGTGACGTTGTTCGATGACACGGTTAAGAATAACATTATCTACGGGCGACCAGATGCAAACCTAGATGAGATCCAGACAGCAGCTCGAGCAGCCGCTGCGCATGATTTTATTCAAGAGTTGCCTCAAGGTTATGAGACTCTTGTAGGAGAACATGGCATCAAACTTTCAGGCGGACAACGGCAGCGACTAGCAATTGCTCGAGCTATGCTGAAGAATGCTCCCATCCTGTTGCTAGATGAAGCGACCTCAGCGCTTGATAGTGAGTCAGAGCAGCAAATTCAGGCAGCACTGAACAGCCTGATGCGAGGTCGTACGACCCTGGTCATTGCTCACCGGCTATCAACAGTACTTGATTCTGATATTATTTATGTGATCGAGCAGGGGCGTGTTGTTGCCTCTGGACCCCACAAACAGCTTTTGGCAAGCAACGAACGATATGCCAAACTGTGTAAAGCGCAACTTTCTGATCCAACTCATGTCTCTCAAACCTCTCATCAAAAAACTGCTTAG
- a CDS encoding lysophospholipid acyltransferase family protein, translating into MSWIAAHYMRLVFHTNSWKFIHEEIPQEYWSQDKPFVGCFWHGRLAMMSFCWHHTSTVYMLISAHRDGQIITKSIGYHGIKTIVGSTSKGGSQALRSILKVLKSGHSIVITPDGPRGPRFKVNPGLIAIARMAKVDIVPGTFSIQRRLIWKSWDRLIFPLPFGRGVFVFGKPIPYASLKDKDATQALTLELEQRLNDISKQADALCGHQPIESLKTDQEEPACYS; encoded by the coding sequence GTGAGCTGGATTGCAGCCCACTATATGCGACTTGTCTTTCATACTAATTCTTGGAAGTTTATCCATGAAGAAATTCCACAGGAATATTGGAGCCAGGACAAGCCTTTTGTGGGGTGTTTCTGGCACGGAAGATTAGCGATGATGTCCTTTTGCTGGCATCATACCTCTACCGTTTACATGCTTATTTCTGCGCATCGAGATGGGCAAATTATTACTAAAAGTATCGGATATCATGGCATCAAAACCATTGTCGGATCTACTTCTAAGGGGGGCAGCCAAGCGCTTCGTTCAATTTTGAAAGTGCTCAAATCGGGTCATAGTATTGTTATTACTCCCGATGGCCCCAGAGGACCAAGATTTAAAGTGAATCCAGGATTGATTGCCATTGCTCGAATGGCAAAAGTTGATATTGTTCCTGGTACCTTTTCAATCCAAAGACGTCTTATCTGGAAATCATGGGATCGACTCATATTTCCCCTTCCTTTTGGGCGAGGAGTTTTTGTGTTTGGCAAACCCATCCCTTACGCTTCGCTTAAAGACAAAGATGCAACCCAGGCTCTCACACTCGAACTTGAACAACGACTCAATGATATCAGTAAACAAGCTGACGCTCTGTGTGGACATCAGCCGATTGAATCCTTAAAAACAGATCAGGAGGAACCAGCATGTTATTCTTAA
- a CDS encoding 3-deoxy-D-manno-octulosonic acid transferase: protein MLFLKIYQALVWLLQPLIFWIIKRRISNSKEEPQRIQERYGEATKKRPQGQLIWIHAASIGESRSILILIERLLRCYPHWHILVTTHTMTSARVMAKHLPPRAMHQYIPYDHLQWVTRFIDYWNPSLVLWVESELWPTFLTTLGQRKIPVILVNGRLSQRAFQQWSKLKSLSSVVFSQFTCCLTQSKEDAQRFQSLGANNVHITGNLKFAAHPLEINDMELQTLKNATKDRPVWLAASTHPGEEELVACAHRQLKKNLPNALCIIVPRHPARSEAILELLTDKGLYTTTRSEQEQLEKITEVYLADTLGELGLFYKLAPVAFIGGSLVPIGGHNLIEAAQLNCAIIHGPHMHKSLQLEQEFAAANAAITVESWQGLADNVSVLLANSDKQKKMTQSAKAIVNRHTGVTDTILQHVAEIIPQEPLDAQSA from the coding sequence ATGTTATTCTTAAAGATCTATCAAGCACTTGTTTGGCTTTTGCAGCCTTTGATTTTTTGGATAATAAAACGGCGAATATCCAATAGTAAGGAGGAACCACAGCGTATTCAAGAACGCTATGGAGAGGCTACCAAAAAACGTCCCCAAGGTCAGTTGATTTGGATTCACGCTGCCAGTATTGGAGAATCGCGTTCAATCTTGATTCTTATCGAACGACTGTTGCGGTGCTATCCACACTGGCATATCCTGGTGACAACGCATACCATGACATCAGCTAGGGTTATGGCCAAACATCTTCCACCACGCGCAATGCATCAGTACATTCCTTATGATCATCTTCAGTGGGTAACTCGTTTTATTGACTATTGGAATCCCAGTCTCGTGCTTTGGGTTGAATCTGAATTATGGCCGACGTTTCTAACGACACTGGGACAAAGAAAGATACCGGTGATTTTGGTTAATGGAAGACTTTCCCAGCGTGCTTTTCAGCAATGGTCCAAACTAAAATCCCTAAGTAGTGTTGTCTTTAGCCAATTTACCTGCTGCTTAACTCAATCTAAAGAGGATGCCCAGCGCTTTCAGAGTCTAGGGGCCAACAATGTCCATATAACTGGTAATTTGAAATTTGCTGCTCATCCCCTGGAAATTAATGATATGGAACTACAAACTCTGAAGAATGCCACTAAAGATCGCCCCGTGTGGCTGGCTGCAAGTACCCACCCAGGGGAAGAGGAATTGGTGGCATGTGCCCACCGTCAGTTGAAAAAAAACCTGCCAAACGCTCTTTGTATTATTGTGCCGCGGCACCCTGCAAGGAGTGAAGCAATTCTTGAACTTCTTACGGACAAAGGTTTATACACCACTACGCGCTCTGAGCAAGAGCAGCTAGAGAAAATCACGGAGGTTTATCTTGCCGACACGTTAGGTGAGCTTGGGTTATTTTATAAGCTGGCACCCGTTGCCTTTATTGGAGGTTCTCTCGTTCCTATAGGAGGACATAACCTGATTGAAGCGGCACAACTGAACTGCGCCATCATCCATGGTCCGCATATGCATAAGTCACTTCAGTTGGAGCAAGAATTTGCTGCAGCGAATGCGGCAATTACCGTGGAGTCTTGGCAGGGCTTGGCAGATAATGTTTCAGTCTTGCTAGCTAATTCAGACAAACAAAAAAAGATGACCCAATCCGCAAAAGCCATTGTGAACCGGCATACCGGCGTGACCGATACGATTTTGCAGCATGTAGCTGAGATAATTCCGCAGGAGCCTCTAGATGCTCAAAGCGCCTAA